From Fundulus heteroclitus isolate FHET01 chromosome 5, MU-UCD_Fhet_4.1, whole genome shotgun sequence, a single genomic window includes:
- the LOC105929242 gene encoding CMRF35-like molecule 1 — MRTLCVFCCLFTVTVTLAAEINVEGTEGGEVSFKCSHKLASNNKKYFCKKPCENKDKLVDISPGEMKTSGRITLVDSGDGSFTVSIKHLELSDSQLYYCAVIRSVHNTYTSVKLTVHEAFKTTVPPIATSPWFTNVTNARKTTNVMGTNTTRDFLKNVNGTTADGTSTNLSPMLFAAAGTTAALIIFILTMYFRKRRESSKPQLHVPPHNKDPRSKMSESKCDEITAKRSSEGISVSINHLRQGAQISSGPGIEGSVSLPIYENLSCTSGASGSRHSTADQQNINDMEHRIYITPLPWAAPERAAPERTPGSFDRNSTEPLRLETANRINSVSQSVSTEPPARSVWFGLDVSQINPV; from the exons ATGAGAACCCTTTGTGTCTTCTGCTGTCTTTTCACAG TTACGGTGACACTGGCTGCTGAGATTAACGTGGAGGGAACTGAAGGCGGAGAAGTCTCATTCAAGTGCTCTCACAAACTGGCAAGTAACAACAAAAAGTACTTTTGCAAAAAGCCGTGTGAAAACAAGGACAAACTGGTGGACATATCGCCTGGTGAAATGAAAACGTCTGGAAGGATAACGCTGGTCGACTCTGGCGACGGCTCCTTCACCGTTTCCATCAAACATCTTGAGCTGTCAGACTCACAGCTGTACTACTGCGCTGTGATCAGGTCCGTGCACAATACGTACACGTCAGTGAAGCTTACGGTACATGAGG CTTTTAAAACAACTGTTCCTCCCATTGCTACTTCCCCCTGGTTTACGAACGTCACCAACGCAAGAAAGACGACAAACGTAATGGGAACAAATACAACAAGAGATTTCTTAAAAA ATGTGAACGGTACTACTGCAGATGGAACTAGCACCAACCTCA GCCCCATGCTGTTTGCTGCAGCCGGGACCACTGCTGCACTCATAATTTTCATACTGACTATGTACTTCAGGAAACGCAGAGAAAGCTCGAAACCTCAGCTTCATGTTCCCCCCCACAACAAAGACCCCAGGAGTAAG ATGAGTGAAAGTAAATGTGATGAAATCACTGCTAAAAGGTCATCTGAGGGCATATCTGTCAGTATTAACCACCTAAGGCAGGGTGCGCAAATATCTTCCGGTCCAGGAATTGAAGGCTCAGTTTCCCTTCCCATTTATGAAAACCTCTCTTGCACCAGCGGTGCTTCTGGTTCAAGACATTCAACTGCAGACCAGCAAAACATCAATGATATGGAACACAGGATCTACATCACTCCATTGCCTTGGGCAGCACCAGAAAGGGCAGCACCAGAAAGGACACCTGGCAGCTTTGACAGAAACTCAACAGAACCATTAAGGCTAGAGACAGCCAACCGAATAAACAGTGTATCTCAGTCTGTCTCCACTGAACCGCCTGCCAGATCGGTTTGGTTTGGTTTAGATGTATCACAAATAAATCCTGTTTAG